The Tenrec ecaudatus isolate mTenEca1 chromosome 6, mTenEca1.hap1, whole genome shotgun sequence genome has a window encoding:
- the LOC142451456 gene encoding olfactory receptor 6C2-like, with protein sequence MRNHTAITTFILLGLTEDPQLQILIFMFLLVTYMLSITGNLTIIILILVDSHLKTAMYFFLQNFSFLEISFTSACIPRFLYSISTGDRTITYDACVSELFFIDLFGITGIFLLTTMSYDRYVAICKPLHYMTIMNHGVCQRLVLGCWMITLLLIFPPLILGLDLDFYDSNVIDHFICDVNSLLKISSTGTWFIEQMVLTCSVVIFVITFICVILSYTYIIKTILRIPSAQQRKKAFSTCSSHIIVASITYGSCIFVYVKPSAKDEMSINKGVTILTTSISPMLNPFIYTLRNKQVKQAFNNLIKRIFLLSKH encoded by the coding sequence ATGAGAAACCATACGGCCATAACCACATTCATCCTCCTGGGACTGACAGAAGACCCACAACTGCAGATTCTGATTTTCATGTTTCTACTTGTCACCTACATGTTGAGCATAACTGGAAATCTGACCATCATCATCCTCATATTAGTGGATTCCCACCTTAAAACCGCCATGTACTTTTTTCTCCAAAATTTCTCCTTCTTAGAAATCTCATTCACTTCTGCCTGCATTCCAAGATTCCTATACAGTATATCAACAGGTGACAGGACCATTACCTATGATGCTTGTGtaagtgaattattttttatagaCCTTTTTGGAATAACAGGTATTTTCCTCCTAACCACTATGTCCTATGATCGGTATGTGGCCATCTGCAAACCCCTGCACTACATGACCATCATGAACCACGGGGTCTGCCAAAGGCTTGTCTTAGGCTGCTGGATGATCACTTTGTTGCTTATATTCCCACCTCTCATCCTGGGACTGGATCTGGATTTCTATGACTCGAATGTCATTGACCACTTTATTTGTGATGTCAATTCTCTTCTAAAAATCTCTTCCACAGGCACATGGTTCATAGAACAAATGGTTCTTACTTGCTCTGTAGTGATCTTTGTTATCACTTTCATATGTGTGATTTTGTCCTACACATATATCATCAAAACAATTCTCAGAATCCCTTCTGCTCAACAAAGGAAAAAGGCTTTTTCTACTTGTTCTTCCCACATCATTGTGGCTTCCATCACCTATGGCAGCTGCATCTTTGTCTACGTTAAACCTTCAGCAAAAGATGAAATGAGCATTAATAAAGGGGTAACAATACTAACTACATCCATTTCTCCCATGTTAAATCCATTTATTTATACCCTGAGGAACAAACAAGTCAAGCAAGCCTTTAATAATTTAATCAAAAGAATTTTTTTACTCTCAAAGCATTAG